The region AACAAAACTCATCATTTTTTATCACAGTCACAATCACATCCATCCTCCTCATCACATTCCTTTAACTCATCCCCTGTTCTTCTCGCCATCTtcatgctcctctctctgctccctttCCCGCTCCTCTTTTGCCCCGCCCCACCCTctaatactctctctctgttcctccctgtctcatcctgttctacacTTTGAATAGCTTTTCTTGGGCAATAATATGGGAATACCTTGAAGACCTTGTAGAAACTCGTCAATTCTTTTTCTAGTTCTCCCAAGGTATTTGAATTCACTTTTTCCCCCTTTACGTTCTTCCCCCAGTATGCTCCGGCCACCCACTGTCCCAGGTTGTTTTTACAGCAGTAGGCTGTCCACAGAAGATCCGGGATGTTCACTCGTTTGTTCAGTTTGTTGTTGCTGGGCACTGCTCCAGTCACCACATAGGCTTTCATCTGGTCTTCAGCTTCCTTACAGTTACGCTCAAGATATTTTCTGACTTTGCACTCCATTTGACTTCATCTGCCTTGGTTGAAGCCTCTTTCCTGTGGAACGGCGTTTGTCAGGGTGAAAGTGGACCTCATGGTATCATCATCAGCATACGAACATGGGAATAGGTGACCTCTGTCCAGATGCATGCCCTTTATTTTTACCTTGTAGTCTGCGTTCGTAGCCTGGTGCTCGACTCTTAGACGTCTACCTGCCACCATCATGTCACGTGTGTAATGTTTATCTTCAAGCTGCAGAAACATCAGTCCGACATTAAAACTATTATAAAAattcatacatttaaaaaaaatcactatTTCACAATCCAGACTTAAGCTGAAAGTGGTTGCAACAAAGATACATATATACATGACATATACCAGTAATCAAATACACATGTTGAATGAATAGAGATCAGAACTACCTGAGGCTCTATCATCCAGGACTGACTAGGTAACATAACTGTCTGTGATATATACCAGTAAACAAATACACATGTTATGTTATATGACAAACATTAGTCCTACCTGGGGCTCGATCATCCAGCGTTGATTTGGTCTGGGGCCCGTAGGAGGACCAGTGAAGGTGTAGGCTGAGAACACAGGGATTCTGTTGATCGTGTCGTAGAGAGTTGCAAACCTGTAGAAGATGTTGAACAACTGGCAGATCGGCTTGTAGCGGTTCTGGTCCTGGACTGTCCCATTAACCAAAATACCTGGGAGATTTGGAGTTGTCCCCTCCATGAAGAACTTATTGCACTGTGGAACATCACTGAACTTCTCCACTAcatgagagagagcaggaggaaggagagagagaaggaggagagtagagagatgattcaatacccccatcatcacctgaagactgtacaccacagagacaaagatgaagttacagagaccagttggtagactggagactgtTGAGGTGAGTCAGGACAGACTGATTTAAATAGGTTTTCAGAGACTCCTCCTTCATGTGTCAAGACAGAAAGGGTTGATTTGCATAAACTCCTCTGTTTCCATGGGAACTGCTGTAACACATAACATGTGACTCACCTACTGTAGTTTCTAACAcgtatggacccagaacttaatcaCACAAGATTATAGTTCTGGGTTAATGAGATTAGACTGCTCTAAATAGTGACTGCATCCACACTTTGGTTCTGGTAGAACAACGTTTTAGGATAAAAACATGACTTTACTCAGCATAGAGTCTGTCAGAAGATACACATCACACTATTACAACAGTGGGACTGTTCTGGAATTACGGTTGCTGAGTTCACATTCATTAATATCCCACAAGGCTTAGCGTCTCTGAATCAGCAAATAAAAGAAGTAAACTTGCATTTCCCTTGACCAGCAAGTCAACATATTTCGTATGATGTCTGAAAGGCCTCACATACATTACAGATATGTttacaactgaatgaaacggaggaagatgtgtccaactgaatgaaacggagggagatgtgtccaactgaatgaaacggaggaagatgtgtccaactgaatgaaacggagggaggtgtgtacaactgaatgaaacggagggaggtgtgtccaactgaatgaaacggaggaagaggtgtccaactgaatgaaacggaggaagaggtgtccaactgaatgaaacggaggaagaggtgtccaactgaatgaaacggaggaagaggtgtccaactgaatgaaacggaggaagatgtggtcaactgaatgaaacggaggaagatgtggtcaactgaatgaaacggaggaaggtGTGTACAattgaatgaaacggaggaaggtgtgtacaactgaatgaaacggaggaaggtgtgtacaactgaatgaaacggaggaagatgtggtcaactgaatgaaacggaggaagatgtggtcaactgaatgaaacggaggaaggtGTGTACAattgaatgaaacggaggaaggtgtgtacaactgaatgaaacggaggaaggtgtgtacaactgaatgaaacggagggaggtgtgtacaactgaatgaaacggagggaGGTGTGTcaaactgaatgaaacggagggaggtgtgtccaactgaatgaaaaggaggaagaggtgtccaactgaatgaaacggaggaagaggtgtccaactgaatgaaacggaggaagatgtgtccaactgaatgaaacggagggagatgtgtccaactgaatgaaacggaggaagaggtgtccaactgaatgaaacggaggaagatgtttacaactgaatgaaacggaggaagatgtgtccaactgaatgaaacggaggaagatgtgtccaactgaatgaaacggaggaagatgtgtccaactgaatgaaacggaggaagatgtgtccaactgaatgaaacggagggaggtgtgtccaactgaatgaaacggagggaGGTGTGTcaaactgaatgaaacggagggaggtgtgtccaactgaatgaaacggagggaggtgtgtccaactgaatgaaacggaggaagaggtgtccaactgaatgaaacggaggaagaggtgtccaactgaatgaaacggaggaagatgtttacaactgaatgaaacggaggaagatgtggtcaactgaatgaaacggaggaagatgtggtcaactgaatgaaacggaggaagatgtggtcaactgaatgaaacggaggaaggtGTGTACAattgaatgaaacggaggaaggtgtgtccaactgaatgaaacggagggaggtgtgtccaactgaatgaaacggagggaggtgtgtccaactgaatgaaacggagggaggtgtgtccaactgaatgaaaaggaggaagaggtgtccaactgaatgaaacggaggaagatgtttacaactgaatgaaacggaggaagatgtggtcaactgaatgaaacggaggaagatgtggtcaactgaatgaaacggaggaagatgtggtcaactgaatgaaacgggggaagatgtgtccaactgaatgaaacggaggaagatgtgtccaactgaatgaaacggaggaagatgtgtccaactgaatgaaacggaggaagatgtgtccaactgaatgaaacggaggaagatgtgtccaactgaatgaaacggaggaagatgtgtccaactgaatgaaacggaggaagatgtgtccaactgcatgaaacggaggaagatgtgtccaactgcatgaaacggaggaagatgtgtccaactgcatgaaacggaggaagatgtgtccaactgaatgaaacggaggaagatgtgtccaactgaatgaaacggaggaagatgtgtccaactgaatgaaacggaggaagatgtgtccaactgaatgaaacggaggaagatgtgtccaactgaatgaaacggaggaagatgtgtccaactgaatgaaacggaggaagatgtgtccaactgaatgaaacggaggaagatgtgtccaactgaatgaaacggaggaagatgtgtccaactgaatgaaacggaggaagatgtgtccaactgaatgaaacggaggaaaatgtgtccaactgaatgaaacggaggaagaggtgtccaactgaatgaaacggaggaagatgtgtccaactgaatgaaacggaggaagatgtgtccaactgaatgaaacggaggaagacgtgtccaactgaatgaaacggaggaagacgtgtccaactgaatgaaacggaggaagacgtgttcaactgaatgaaacggaggaagacgtgtccaactgaatgaaacggaggaagacgtgtccaactgaatgaaacggaggaagacgtgtccaactgaatgaaacggaggaagatgtgtacaactgaatgaaacggagggaggtgtgtacaactgaatgaaacggaggaagatgtgtccaactgaatgaaacggaggaagacgtgtccaactgaatgaaacggaggaagatgtgtccaactgaatgaaatggaggaagatgtgtcctactgaatgaaatggaggaagatgtgtccaactgaacgAAACGGAGGAAGCTATCAAATGTCAATCACATTTCCACCTCTGATTTGGCCTCTAACACATTTAATGGAAACAAGAAGATGGCAATAATGGATGTTTCATTTATTGGTGTTTATGTTGGCGTAGGTTTGGTTTCTGAGCTGTAATTATTAGGAATCATTAGGTATAATGGAGGCATGAGGGGAGCCATAATGAAGCTTGGGAGGGGCTGAATGCAGGGAAACACGGTCACATGAGGCAGTACTGATAAGGGGAGGAACCGTTTAAGGCTCATATCACTCAGATCCCTGCCTAGAAATAATGATGTAATGTGTAGTGATgaggaggagactccacccagAATGgggtatacagtcgtggccaaaagttttgagattgacacaaatattaattgtcacaaagtctgctgcctcagcttgtatgatggcaatttgcatatactccagaatgttatgaagagtgatcagatgaattgcaattatttgcaaagtccctctttaccATTCAAACGAACTGATTcctccaaaaacatttccactgcatttcagccctgccacaaaaggaccagctgacatcatgtcagtgattctctcgttaacacaggtgtaagtgttgacgaggacaatgctggagatcactctgtcatgctgattgagtttgaataacagactggaagcttcaaaaggagggtggtgcttggaatcattgttcttcctctgtcaaccatggttgcctgcaaggaaacatgcgccgtcatcattgctttgcacaaaaagggcttcacaggcaaggatattgctgccagtaagattgcacctaaatcaaccatttatcggatcatcaagaacttcaaggagagcggttcaattgttgtgaagaaggcttcagggcgcccaaaaaagtccagcaagcaccaggaccgtctcttaaagttgattcagctgcgggatcagggcaccaccagtacagagcttgctcaggaatggcagcaggcaggtgtgagtgcatctgcaggcaggtgtgagtgcatctgcacgcacagtgaggcgaagactttgaggatggcctggtgtcaagaagggcagcaaagaagccacttctctccaggaaaaacatcaggcagactgatattctgcaaaaggtacagggattggactgctgaggactgggttaacttcttatggctgcaggggcagtattgagtagcttggatgaaaggtgcacagaggtgcccagagtaaactgcctgctcctcagtcatagttgctaatatatgcatattattattagtattggatagaaaacactctgaagtttctaaaactgtttgaattatgtctgtgagtataacagaactcatatggcaggcaaaaacctgagaagttccacttcctgtttgaattatttctgaggctggtagattttcaaccaagctcccattgaaattacagcgagatatggatgagttttcacttcctacggcttccactagatgtcaacagccaatagaactttgtctgatgactctgttgtgaaggggggccgaaggagacaggaatgagtaatcactgccatgaggtgaccatgcgcgttcacgtgagaggcagctccgttccatcacTCAactcaatgtaattctccggttggaacattattcaagatgtatgttaacaacattctaaaaatttattcaatacatcgtttgacatgtttctactgactgttacggaacttttggacatttcgtcacgttttagtgaacgcgctttgtgactttggaattgtttaccaaacgcgctaaccaaagtagctaattggacataaataacggacattatcgaacacatcaagcatttattgtggacctgtgattcctgggagtgcattgtgatgaagatcatcaaagggaatatttatcatgtaatttctggtttctgttgactccaacatggtggctaatttgactcgttctgagctccgtctcagattattgcatggtttgctttttccgtaaagtttttttgaaatctgacacagcggttgcattaaggagaggtatatctataattccatgtgta is a window of Salvelinus namaycush isolate Seneca unplaced genomic scaffold, SaNama_1.0 Scaffold2921, whole genome shotgun sequence DNA encoding:
- the LOC120039700 gene encoding endonuclease domain-containing 1 protein-like isoform X4, producing MEGTTPNLPGILVNGTVQDQNRYKPICQLFNIFYRFATLYDTINRIPVFSAYTFTGPPTGPRPNQRWMIEPQLEDKHYTRDMMVAGRRLRVEHQATNADYKERGFNQGR
- the LOC120039700 gene encoding endonuclease domain-containing 1 protein-like isoform X2 encodes the protein MEGTTPNLPGILVNGTVQDQNRYKPICQLFNIFYRFATLYDTINRIPVFSAYTFTGPPTGPRPNQRWMIEPQLEDKHYTRDMMVAGRRLRVEHQATNADYKVKIKGMHLDRGHLFPCSYADDDTMRSTFTLTNAVPQERGFNQGR